The proteins below are encoded in one region of Sphingobacterium sp. R2:
- a CDS encoding EamA family transporter, translating to MEKLKGALAVFLGASSFGILSTFVKKAYGKGLTLGEVTGIQVLFGMLILWLIYIVIKLFSAKSFHASSKKSSWVKILISGTSTGLVSVLYYKCVQLVPASLAIVLLMQYIWIGVLIEFIFFKTKPSKNNLIGIGIVLVATLLATGLIEKGLQQLNLTGVLFGLLAATAYSVFMIVNGRVGNDYHPIQKSAIMVTGSCILIFTLFPPSYLFNGQFDDNFFYFGLILSLFGTVIPPLLFAYGLPKTGFSLGGILSSAELPVATCMSFFILHESVSTVQWIGVLLILGTVIWLNAAKSSTH from the coding sequence ATGGAAAAATTAAAAGGTGCATTGGCTGTCTTTTTAGGTGCAAGTAGTTTCGGAATACTATCAACATTTGTAAAAAAAGCTTACGGTAAAGGACTGACTTTAGGCGAAGTAACGGGAATCCAGGTATTGTTTGGCATGCTTATACTGTGGCTTATCTATATTGTCATCAAACTCTTTTCGGCAAAGTCATTTCACGCTTCAAGCAAAAAATCTTCCTGGGTTAAGATATTGATCAGCGGTACATCTACCGGTTTGGTGAGTGTTCTCTATTATAAATGTGTTCAGCTCGTTCCCGCTTCATTAGCCATAGTCTTGCTAATGCAGTATATCTGGATCGGCGTGCTCATTGAGTTTATCTTTTTTAAGACAAAACCTTCAAAAAACAATTTGATCGGTATTGGAATTGTACTTGTTGCAACCTTATTAGCAACGGGGCTCATTGAAAAAGGATTACAACAACTCAATTTAACGGGTGTGTTATTCGGTCTTTTGGCGGCGACTGCCTATTCGGTGTTCATGATTGTAAATGGGCGTGTAGGCAATGACTACCACCCCATTCAAAAAAGTGCTATTATGGTAACAGGTTCTTGTATCCTGATTTTCACTTTATTTCCACCGTCTTATTTATTTAATGGTCAATTTGATGATAATTTTTTCTATTTTGGATTGATACTTTCTTTATTTGGCACGGTCATTCCGCCTTTATTGTTTGCCTATGGTTTGCCCAAAACTGGATTCTCCTTAGGAGGAATATTGAGTTCGGCCGAACTGCCTGTAGCCACCTGTATGTCATTTTTCATCCTTCATGAAAGTGTATCGACTGTTCAATGGATTGGTGTGCTTTTGATCTTGGGTACCGTCATTTGGTTAAATGCAGCAAAGAGCAGTACACATTAG
- a CDS encoding NlpC/P60 family protein has translation MIVRFYFVFFLGVVLFLSSCSTKKKVLIANSYPAKGGVLTDASSARGRSFSGSRLDSYANLLNVSPQRLNPNLYSFIDDWMGIPHRMGGQSKSGVDCSGFVNLLYMEVYKGNLPRTSRDMEGVVKRKKVDKLQEGDLVFFSFGRSGIDHVGVYLHNNKFVHVSTRKGVIISDLSDSWYAKTFVDAGSPNI, from the coding sequence ATGATTGTCAGATTTTATTTTGTTTTCTTTTTGGGTGTAGTTCTATTTTTGAGCAGTTGTTCAACAAAGAAAAAGGTACTTATCGCTAATTCTTATCCTGCTAAGGGTGGTGTTTTGACAGATGCTAGTTCAGCGCGAGGAAGGTCCTTTTCGGGATCGCGGCTTGACAGTTATGCCAATTTGCTTAACGTGAGTCCTCAAAGGCTAAATCCAAACCTTTACTCTTTTATCGATGACTGGATGGGCATACCGCATCGTATGGGCGGACAGAGCAAATCCGGTGTGGATTGTTCAGGCTTTGTAAATCTGCTCTACATGGAAGTTTATAAAGGAAATTTACCGCGCACTTCTCGTGACATGGAAGGAGTAGTAAAGCGAAAAAAGGTCGATAAACTTCAAGAAGGGGATCTTGTATTTTTTTCATTCGGGCGTAGCGGGATAGATCATGTTGGTGTATACCTTCATAATAATAAGTTTGTACATGTATCAACGCGCAAGGGTGTTATTATATCTGATCTTTCTGATAGCTGGTATGCCAAGACCTTTGTTGACGCAGGCTCTCCTAATATTTAG